The DNA segment AGACACTATATATAATGATGGGATATTAATAAAGTCTTGAGTCCAATTAACAGTTGGCTGAAGAAAGAAGAAAATAAAACTAATGACAACCAAGTCTAAAATCCGTTGAAATCTTGCAATACTATTTCCGTTGATATCTAACCAACCCGAAGATTTAAAATGATCATGTATTTTATAAAGCACAAATAACTATAAAACAATTGATACCATATAAGACACAATGCCCATACAAAGAAGTATAAGTGACTACACTAAAGATGTTATAAAACTTAACTTATCAAAGCGATTAATTTTTCAGAATATGGTTTAGAGAATAATCATATATAGATAAGTATGATTGCAGGAAATCAGAGCGACTAAAACGTTTTGTATTTTCATATCCCATTTTAATCTGATTTGATCGTCTATCAGAACTCCAGTTCAATATTTCATTCAGAATTCGAGCAGAACCATGTATATCGCTAGGATTAATATAAATTGCACTTTCACCTCCAGCTTCTGACATTGGCTCTCTGCCGGTTGTGACAACAGGGCATCCACATGCCATTGCCTCTACAATGGGCCATCCGAAACCTTCGCTTATTGAAGGGAATAACAGCAAACTAGCTAATGAATAAAGAGCGTTAATTTGCCTGTTCGTCGGTGTCCTTAAAAAGATTATCGGCAAATCGATATGTTTGTTAATGTATTCTAAAAGTTCGACTGATGGTGGAGTACCAGCTAAAATAAGTGGTATTGGAAGTTGGCCTAACTGTGATCGAAGTCTATGTAATGCTACATATATTTGACAAACACCGATGCGGTTTTTATACCACTGATTACCACCAACATGCAGAATAAAACCATGACTAAGGTTATCACGATATAAGAGTGGTATATCGTGGATAATATCAAGTGCATGATTTCCATTAATATTAGAAAAATCATAATTTAGAGGCTGAAGGACCGTAAAAATTTTCACCATTTTGTTAGATATAATACTACGAAGTTGAATTTCTGTATTCCGGGAAACACAAACAATTATTGGTGAATGATTAAGTCCTATAAGGATGATCTTTTGAAGAAGCCTACCAGTGAACGAAACAGGATTTTGAGGTACAGCACCAAGCATAGATTGAATTGCCAAGACGTCGTGGCAAGTAACTACTTTGCCCCTACCGAGAAGGCATAAGGAATAAATAGCATTAGAATGATCCGTTATGTGATATATAATGTTATATTTTCGGCTCATCCAGAATGAATAAATGATCAATTCGATTGTGAATACAAAGTATTT comes from the Synechococcus sp. A15-62 genome and includes:
- a CDS encoding glycosyltransferase encodes the protein MEYFIVFIGNYLPDKQESMQRVSLLYKEIAEGAGIRCELIRPIDRVGRLRIFFPLINKWLSYVDKYFVFTIELIIYSFWMSRKYNIIYHITDHSNAIYSLCLLGRGKVVTCHDVLAIQSMLGAVPQNPVSFTGRLLQKIILIGLNHSPIIVCVSRNTEIQLRSIISNKMVKIFTVLQPLNYDFSNINGNHALDIIHDIPLLYRDNLSHGFILHVGGNQWYKNRIGVCQIYVALHRLRSQLGQLPIPLILAGTPPSVELLEYINKHIDLPIIFLRTPTNRQINALYSLASLLLFPSISEGFGWPIVEAMACGCPVVTTGREPMSEAGGESAIYINPSDIHGSARILNEILNWSSDRRSNQIKMGYENTKRFSRSDFLQSYLSIYDYSLNHILKN